The Bdellovibrionales bacterium genome has a window encoding:
- the rpoZ gene encoding DNA-directed RNA polymerase subunit omega, giving the protein MARVTVEDCLERLNNRFALVLLVSKRAKQILKGSEPVVSRKENKYVVTALREVAEGLVRYDVDPSVFSQDIEADLNKKKLDS; this is encoded by the coding sequence ATGGCTCGAGTCACCGTTGAAGATTGCCTGGAAAGATTAAATAATCGTTTCGCTTTGGTGTTGCTTGTATCGAAAAGAGCGAAGCAAATTCTTAAAGGTAGCGAACCTGTCGTTAGCCGCAAAGAGAACAAGTATGTTGTCACGGCTTTGCGCGAAGTTGCTGAAGGTCTAGTTCGATATGACGTGGATCCCAGCGTATTTTCTCAAGATATCGAAGCCGATCTTAATAAGAAGAAGCTCGATTCCTAA
- the gmk gene encoding guanylate kinase — translation MKKTKMIIISAPSGAGKSSFLDRILREVPVLLDTVTYTTREMRSGESEGNPYHFVTRERFHELVREGFFVEWAPVHDNFYGTPLHQIEEGMAAGRVVIMDVDVKGAETFKSKYPKVSASIFILPPSVEELKKRILGRDKKPPADLETRLQNVQIEMNHAGKFDYQVINDNFEASYAEFKQIILKLIEG, via the coding sequence ATGAAGAAAACGAAGATGATCATCATTTCGGCGCCCAGTGGGGCTGGTAAATCCAGCTTTCTCGATCGCATATTGCGAGAGGTTCCGGTTCTTCTCGATACGGTCACCTATACCACTCGCGAAATGCGCTCCGGGGAGAGCGAAGGCAATCCCTACCACTTCGTGACGAGGGAGCGCTTCCACGAGCTGGTCCGCGAGGGCTTTTTCGTCGAGTGGGCCCCCGTCCATGACAACTTTTATGGCACCCCGCTTCATCAGATCGAAGAGGGCATGGCCGCGGGCCGGGTTGTCATCATGGATGTGGACGTCAAAGGGGCGGAGACCTTTAAAAGCAAATACCCTAAAGTTTCGGCCTCTATTTTTATCCTTCCCCCTTCTGTGGAGGAGCTTAAAAAGCGAATATTAGGCCGAGATAAGAAGCCTCCCGCCGACCTGGAAACTCGACTCCAGAACGTTCAGATCGAGATGAACCACGCCGGAAAGTTCGATTATCAGGTCATCAATGACAACTTTGAGGCCTCTTACGCCGAATTCAAGCAGATCATTCTCAAGCTCATTGAGGGCTAA
- the miaA gene encoding tRNA (adenosine(37)-N6)-dimethylallyltransferase MiaA — translation MKKIVLVLGPTASGKSSLALQIAQETVSPIVNADSIQIYKGLEIGSSAPTVQDQAQVPHFLYGFVEKGITYTAAHYLRAVRELFESHPQQLQWILCGGSGFYLQAILKGMVPVSEASPEIKSTVEKFISDQGWEAAHRLVVETHGDKIHFNDHYRIQRALEVREVRKQNPAPQVSEDLESPLKDFKTFKIGLRADKEVLRPRVVKRIEGMIRQGFIEEVQSLIQEGFTDWAPMQSIGYFEVMEHLAGRISRDELVEKITISTMQLIKKQMTWFKRDPDIQWFTLGEEAKALSIAKTWLLP, via the coding sequence ATGAAAAAGATCGTGCTTGTGTTGGGTCCTACGGCCTCTGGAAAATCCAGTTTAGCTTTGCAGATCGCCCAGGAGACAGTGTCTCCGATTGTCAACGCCGACAGTATTCAAATCTATAAAGGCCTTGAGATCGGTTCTTCGGCGCCCACGGTTCAAGATCAAGCGCAAGTTCCTCACTTTTTGTATGGCTTCGTTGAAAAAGGCATCACATATACGGCGGCCCATTACTTGCGAGCGGTGAGAGAACTCTTTGAGTCCCATCCTCAGCAATTGCAGTGGATTCTTTGCGGGGGGAGCGGTTTTTATCTTCAAGCGATTTTGAAGGGGATGGTGCCGGTTTCGGAGGCCTCCCCGGAAATCAAAAGCACCGTGGAGAAGTTCATCTCTGATCAAGGATGGGAGGCCGCTCATCGACTAGTGGTGGAAACTCACGGAGATAAAATTCATTTTAATGATCACTACCGCATTCAAAGAGCTTTAGAGGTGCGTGAGGTCCGTAAGCAAAATCCAGCGCCGCAAGTTTCAGAGGACCTTGAAAGCCCACTTAAGGATTTCAAAACTTTTAAAATCGGATTGCGTGCGGATAAAGAAGTCCTGCGCCCGCGGGTCGTGAAACGAATTGAAGGGATGATTCGGCAAGGATTTATCGAAGAGGTTCAAAGTCTAATTCAAGAAGGGTTCACGGACTGGGCTCCCATGCAAAGTATTGGATATTTTGAAGTCATGGAGCATTTAGCAGGACGTATCTCCAGAGACGAACTTGTTGAAAAAATCACCATCTCGACCATGCAGCTCATTAAAAAACAGATGACCTGGTTTAAGCGCGATCCAGACATCCAGTGGTTTACGCTCGGGGAAGAGGCGAAGGCGTTGTCCATTGCTAAAACCTGGCTCTTGCCTTGA
- a CDS encoding YicC family protein, whose amino-acid sequence MYSMTGFGHTQVKIGGVQIDITIKTVNSRYLDVKPHLPKKYLSIENEIVKITKEFFRRGSCDIYIQRAETHSQDSLEIFFQMSVAEDWMKQMRAALKQLKVDAPITVQDVLSIPSFVQVKENNAISPQEKKAFFKEFKKAVELCAEERLREGKQLIKQCLHYVDTLSELSQKMQSMRGEFTASAKENLESRLQTVLSSKGITLDSGRLMQEVAILIERTDIEEELVRLQEHIIHVKKLLQEKKESIGKKLDFYAQELLREVNTMGSKCSSAKITELVVSAKNTIEQLREQIQNLE is encoded by the coding sequence ATGTATAGCATGACAGGTTTCGGTCACACTCAAGTGAAAATCGGTGGTGTCCAGATTGATATCACGATTAAGACCGTGAACAGTCGTTATCTCGACGTAAAACCGCATCTTCCTAAAAAATATTTATCCATCGAAAACGAAATCGTAAAAATCACTAAAGAGTTCTTTCGTCGTGGCAGTTGCGACATTTACATTCAGCGTGCGGAAACTCACTCCCAAGATAGTCTGGAAATTTTTTTCCAAATGAGTGTGGCCGAGGACTGGATGAAGCAGATGCGTGCCGCTCTTAAGCAACTTAAAGTGGATGCACCCATCACCGTGCAAGATGTGCTTTCGATTCCGAGTTTTGTTCAAGTGAAAGAAAACAACGCCATCTCGCCTCAAGAAAAAAAGGCCTTTTTTAAGGAATTTAAAAAAGCGGTCGAACTTTGCGCGGAAGAACGTTTGCGCGAAGGGAAGCAACTTATTAAACAATGCTTGCACTACGTTGACACCCTCTCGGAGCTCTCTCAAAAAATGCAAAGCATGCGCGGAGAGTTTACGGCGAGTGCTAAAGAAAATCTCGAGAGCCGATTGCAGACAGTGTTAAGCTCTAAGGGGATCACTTTAGATTCGGGGCGATTGATGCAAGAAGTAGCCATTCTGATTGAGCGCACAGATATTGAAGAAGAGTTAGTGCGACTTCAAGAGCACATCATTCACGTCAAAAAACTTCTTCAGGAAAAAAAAGAAAGTATCGGAAAAAAACTCGATTTTTATGCGCAAGAGCTTTTGCGTGAAGTGAACACCATGGGCTCTAAGTGCTCCTCAGCAAAAATTACGGAACTTGTGGTTTCGGCAAAAAACACCATCGAACAATTGCGAGAGCAGATACAGAATTTAGAATGA
- a CDS encoding bifunctional (p)ppGpp synthetase/guanosine-3',5'-bis(diphosphate) 3'-pyrophosphohydrolase, translated as MNGPTIDLSEIDNLKNKILSYFPNADIEFIKKAFIFSREAHSGQFRRSGEAYIFHPIGVAEILADLKLDLATIATGLLHDTVEDTGVTLDQIEKEFGPTVRQLVDGVTKISQMSFRDTHEKQGENIRKMIVAMGKDMRVILVKLADRLHNMRTLNHMPFEKQTRIGLETLDIYAPLASRLGINSIKIELEDLAFRYTNPEMYYSLAQKVSKKKKEREKYIEDVKQNLIDDLSKRMKANFRVQGRSKHLYSIFKKMTMDGVDYEHVYDVLAFRVVVESMPQCYEVLGHIHSMWKPIPGRFKDYIAMPKVNQYQSLHTSVIGPGGERIEIQIRTEEMHLIAERGIAAHWSYKEGGKVNPGTLQQMGWLQDLVNQHQVSTDSGEFLENIKTDLFETQIYVFTPKGEVKELPEGATAVDFAFAVHTDVGIHCVGARINGKQVPLKAVLRNGDTVEVTTSKLRGPSKDWLKFCKTSKAKSRIRAYIQNEERVKSRQLGEELLEKEFRKHGYNLLKTLKPEMVQNIESLKRTGANDLDDLFVRVGYGKLLPKQILEALDLRKKDVVVEEDKEGFFQKIYKSAVKKDKKKSRSLITVDGLDDVLVRFGKCCNPIPGDPIRGFITLGRGITIHKSDCQKVFTFDSNREVEVEWTVKSAPDGVERIARVRVISGDTPGLLKSMSEAFASLGMNIHNAQVRVTKDGRAVCLFDVAVKDTHQLNIAIQNLQKIKGILGVSRVTQV; from the coding sequence ATGAACGGTCCAACCATCGATCTCTCCGAAATTGATAACCTCAAAAATAAGATTTTATCTTACTTTCCTAACGCCGATATCGAATTCATTAAAAAAGCTTTTATCTTCTCGCGCGAGGCCCACAGTGGTCAGTTTCGTCGAAGCGGCGAGGCCTATATCTTCCATCCGATTGGTGTCGCAGAAATTTTGGCGGACCTCAAATTGGATCTGGCCACCATTGCCACAGGACTTTTACATGACACCGTTGAGGATACGGGTGTCACCCTAGATCAGATCGAAAAAGAATTTGGTCCGACCGTCCGCCAGCTTGTCGATGGCGTCACGAAGATCTCTCAAATGTCTTTTAGAGACACCCACGAAAAGCAGGGCGAGAATATTCGAAAGATGATCGTCGCCATGGGAAAAGACATGCGTGTGATTCTTGTTAAACTTGCCGATCGTCTTCACAACATGCGCACACTCAATCACATGCCGTTCGAAAAGCAAACGCGCATTGGCCTAGAGACCTTAGACATCTATGCTCCGTTGGCGAGTCGACTGGGGATCAACTCCATAAAAATCGAACTTGAGGATCTAGCGTTTCGTTACACCAATCCTGAGATGTATTATTCTTTGGCTCAAAAAGTTTCTAAAAAGAAGAAAGAGCGCGAGAAGTACATCGAAGACGTCAAGCAAAACTTGATTGATGATCTTTCTAAGCGCATGAAAGCGAACTTCCGCGTGCAAGGTCGATCGAAGCATCTGTATTCAATCTTTAAAAAGATGACGATGGATGGGGTCGACTACGAACATGTTTACGACGTGCTCGCTTTTCGTGTCGTGGTCGAGAGTATGCCTCAGTGTTACGAAGTCCTTGGCCATATTCATTCGATGTGGAAGCCGATCCCGGGTCGATTTAAAGATTACATCGCCATGCCTAAAGTGAACCAATATCAGAGTTTACACACTTCGGTGATTGGACCTGGTGGGGAACGCATCGAGATTCAGATTCGTACCGAAGAAATGCATTTGATTGCGGAGCGCGGGATTGCCGCTCACTGGAGCTACAAAGAAGGCGGTAAGGTCAATCCGGGGACGCTTCAGCAGATGGGGTGGCTTCAAGATTTAGTAAACCAGCATCAAGTCTCTACGGATTCTGGGGAATTTTTAGAAAACATCAAGACCGATCTTTTTGAAACTCAGATTTATGTTTTTACTCCCAAGGGAGAGGTGAAAGAACTTCCCGAAGGCGCCACGGCGGTGGATTTTGCATTTGCCGTTCATACTGACGTGGGAATTCATTGCGTGGGCGCGCGGATCAACGGAAAGCAGGTTCCGTTGAAGGCGGTTCTGCGCAACGGGGACACGGTGGAAGTCACAACGTCTAAGCTCCGTGGACCCTCCAAAGACTGGCTCAAATTTTGTAAAACTTCAAAAGCGAAATCGAGAATTCGCGCCTATATCCAAAATGAAGAGCGCGTAAAGTCGAGACAGTTGGGTGAAGAACTCCTCGAAAAAGAATTTAGAAAGCACGGCTATAATTTATTAAAAACGTTAAAGCCCGAAATGGTTCAGAATATCGAGAGCCTTAAGCGAACAGGCGCCAATGATCTCGATGATCTCTTTGTTCGAGTGGGTTACGGAAAGCTGCTCCCTAAGCAGATTCTCGAAGCGTTAGATCTCCGCAAGAAAGATGTTGTCGTTGAAGAAGACAAAGAGGGCTTTTTTCAAAAGATTTATAAATCCGCTGTTAAAAAAGACAAAAAGAAAAGTCGATCTCTCATCACGGTGGATGGACTAGATGACGTCCTCGTTCGTTTTGGAAAGTGTTGCAATCCCATCCCCGGAGATCCGATCCGAGGATTTATTACACTCGGTCGTGGAATTACGATTCATAAGTCGGACTGCCAAAAAGTCTTCACCTTCGATTCGAATCGTGAGGTGGAAGTGGAATGGACTGTGAAGTCGGCGCCGGATGGTGTGGAACGGATCGCGCGTGTTCGGGTGATTAGTGGAGACACTCCGGGACTTCTTAAATCGATGAGTGAAGCTTTCGCCTCTTTAGGGATGAACATCCACAACGCTCAAGTTCGAGTGACTAAAGACGGACGTGCCGTCTGTTTATTTGATGTGGCCGTCAAAGACACTCACCAGCTCAACATCGCCATTCAAAATTTACAGAAAATTAAAGGCATTCTCGGTGTGAGCCGAGTGACTCAAGTCTAA